The proteins below come from a single Octopus sinensis linkage group LG10, ASM634580v1, whole genome shotgun sequence genomic window:
- the LOC115216750 gene encoding tubulin alpha-1C chain, producing MRECISIHVGQAGVQIGNACWELYCLEHGIQPDGQMPSDKTIGGGDDSFNTFFSETGAGKHVPRAVFVDLEPTVVDEVRTGTYRQLFHPEQLITGKEDAANNYARGHYTIGKELVDLVLDRIRKLADQCTGLQGFLIFHSFGGGTGSGFTSLLMERLSVDYGKKSKLEFSIYPAPQISTAVVEPYNSILTTHTTLEHSDCAFMVDNEAIYDICRRNLDIERPTYTNLNRLIAQVVSSITASLRFDGALNVDLTEFQTNLVPYPRIHFPLATYSPIISAEKAYHEQLTVAEITNACFEPSNQMVKCDPRHGKYMACCMLYRGDVVPKDVNAAIATIKTKRTIQFVDWCPTGFKVGINYQPPTVVPGGDLAKVQRAVCMLSNTTAIAEAWARLDHKFDLMYAKRAFVHWYVGEGMEEGEFSEAREDLAALEKDYEEVGYETGDTEMEEEGEEYYFFFCHE from the exons ATG AGGGAATGTATCAGTATCCACGTTGGTCAAGCTGGTGTCCAGATTGGCAATGCCTGCTGGGAACTTTATTGCCTAGAACATGGTATCCAGCCTGATGGTCAAATGCCATCAGATAAgactattggtggtggtgatgactctTTCAACACTTTCTTTAGTGAGACAGGAGCTGGTAAACATGTTCCCAGAGCTGTGTTTGTAGATTTGGAGCCAACAGTTGTTG aTGAAGTCCGTACCGGGACATACAGACAACTGTTCCATCCAGAACAACTTATCACTGGTAAAGAAGATGCAGCTAATAACTATGCCAGAGGTCACTATACTATTGGGAAGGAACTTGTTGATCTTGTACTTGATAGAATCCGCAAATTGGCAGACCAATGTACTGGTCTTCAAGGTTTTCTGATTTTCCACAGTTTTGGAGGTGGCACTGGTTCTGGTTTTACATCACTTTTGATGGAACGTCTCAGTGTTGATTATGGAAAAAAATCTAAGCTAGAATTTTCCATCTATCCTGCTCCTCAAATTTCAACAGCTGTGGTAGAACCTTATAATTCTATCCTGACTACCCACACCACTCTTGAACATTCTGATTGTGCTTTTATGGTTGACAATGAAGCTATCTATGATATCTGCAGAAGAAACCTAGATATTGAGCGTCCAACATATACTAACTTGAACCGTTTGATTGCTCAGGTTGTGAGTTCTATTACTGCTTCCTTGAGGTTTGACGGTGCTCTCAATGTTGATCTGACTGAGTTTCAGACTAACTTGGTGCCTTATCCTCGGATTCACTTCCCGTTGGCTACATATTCGCCAATTATCTCTGCTGAAAAAGCTTACCATGAGCAACTGACAGTCGCTGAAATCACTAATGCTTGTTTCGAACCATCAAACCAGATGGTCAAATGCGACCCCCGCCATGGAAAATACATGGCATGCTGTATGTTATACCGTGGTGATGTGGTACCAAAAGATGTCAATGCGGCTATTGCGACAATCAAGACAAAGAGGACAATTCAGTTTGTTGACTGGTGTCCAACTGGCTTTAAGGTCGGTATCAACTATCAACCCCCAACTGTTGTTCCTGGTGGTGACTTAGCTAAGGTCCAACGAGCTGTGTGTATGTTGAGCAACACCACAGCAATTGCTGAAGCTTGGGCTCGTCTTGATCATAAATTTGATTTGATGTATGCCAAGCGTGCTTTTGTTCACTGGTATGTTGGTGAAGGTATGGAGGAAGGTGAGTTCTCTGAAGCACgtgaagatttggctgctttagAGAAAGATTATGAAGAAGTTGGTTACGAAACAGGAGATACAGAAATGGAGGAAGAAGGTGAagaatactatttttttttttgtcatgaatAA
- the LOC115216810 gene encoding tubulin alpha-1A chain: MRECISIHVGQAGVQIGNACWELYCLEHGIQPDGQMPSDKTIGGGDDSFNTFFSETGAGKHVPRAVFVDLEPTVVDEVRTGTYRQLFHPEQLITGKEDAANNYARGHYTIGKEIVDLVLDRIRKLADQCTGLQGFLIFHSFGGGTGSGFTSLLMERLSVDYGKKSKLEFSVYPAPQVATAVVEPYNSILTTHTTLEHSDCAFMVDNEAIYDICRRNLDVERPTYTNLNRLIAQVVSSITASLRFDGALNVDLTEFQTNLVPYPRIHFPLATYSPIISAEKAYHEQLTVAEITNACFEPSNQMVKCDPRHGKYMACCMLYRGDVVPKDVNAAIATIKTKRTIQFVDWCPTGFKVGINYQPPTVVPGGDLAKVQRAVCMLSNTTAIAEAWARLDHKFDLMYAKRAFVHWYVGEGMEEGEFSEAREDLAALEKDYEEVGVDTMEAEGDEEGDEY; encoded by the exons AGGGAATGTATCAGTATCCACGTTGGCCAAGCTGGTGTCCAGATTGGCAATGCCTGCTGGGAACTTTATTGCCTAGAACATGGTATCCAGCCTGATGGCCAAATGCCATCCGACAAgactattggtggtggtgatgactctTTCAACACTTTCTTTAGTGAGACAGGAGCTGGGAAACATGTTCCCAGAGCTGTTTTCGTAGATTTGGAGCCAACAGTTGTTG atGAAGTCCGTACCGGGACATACAGACAACTGTTCCATCCAGAACAACTTATCACTGGTAAAGAAGATGCAGCCAATAACTATGCTCGAGGTCACTATACTATTGGAAAGGAGATTGTCGATCTTGTACTTGATAGAATCCGCAAATTGGCAGACCAATGTACTGGTCTTCAAGGTTTTCTGATTTTCCACAGTTTTGGGGGTGGCACTGGTTCTGGTTTCACATCGCTTTTAATGGAACGTCTCAGTGTTGATTATGGAAAAAAATCAAAGTTGGAGTTTTCTGTTTATCCTGCTCCTCAAGTAGCAACAGCTGTAGTGGAGCCTTATAATTCTATCCTAACTACACACACCACTCTTGAACATTCTGATTGTGCTTTTATGGTTGACAATGAAGCTATCTATGATATCTGCAGAAGAAACCTGGATGTCGAACGTCCAACATATACTAACTTGAACCGTTTGATTGCTCAGGTTGTGAGTTCTATTACTGCTTCTCTGAGGTTCGACGGCGCTCTCAATGTTGATCTGACTGAGTTTCAGACTAACTTGGTGCCTTATCCTCGGATTCACTTCCCGTTGGCTACATATTCGCCAATTATCTCTGCTGAAAAAGCTTACCATGAGCAACTGACAGTCGCTGAAATCACTAATGCTTGTTTTGAACCATCAAACCAGATGGTCAAATGTGACCCCCGCCATGGAAAATACATGGCATGCTGTATGCTATACCGTGGTGATGTGGTACCAAAAGATGTCAATGCGGCTATTGCAACAATCAAGACAAAGAGGACAATTCAGTTTGTTGATTGGTGTCCAACTGGTTTTAAGGTCGGTATCAACTATCAACCTCCAACTGTTGTTCCTGGTGGTGACTTAGCGAAGGTTCAAAGAGCTGTGTGTATGTTAAGCAACACCACTGCTATTGCTGAAGCCTGGGCTCGTCTTGATCATAAATTTGATTTGATGTATGCCAAGCGTGCTTTCGTTCACTGGTATGTGGGTGAAGGTATGGAGGAAGGTGAGTTCTCTGAAGCGCgtgaagatttggctgctttagAGAAAGATTATGAAGAAGTTGGTGTAGACACAATGGAGGCCGAAGGTGATGAGGAAGGAGATGAATATTAA